From a single Xyrauchen texanus isolate HMW12.3.18 chromosome 26, RBS_HiC_50CHRs, whole genome shotgun sequence genomic region:
- the LOC127619987 gene encoding inhibitor of growth protein 4-like — MAAGMYLEHYLDSIENLPFELQRNFQLMRDLDQRTEDLKGQIDSLAREYTANARTLSSEQKLSMLRQIQQSYGKCKEFGDDKVQLAMQTYEMVDKHIRRLDTDLARFEADLKEKQIESTDYDSTSSKGNKSDQRGPKKKEVARTRSKVKNSDDDSSTKSGQKKVKVTQGFLSPSSSEFSSPAVNFGNVHPSDVLDMPVDPNEPTYCLCHQVSYGEMIGCDNTDCSIEWFHFACVGLTTKPRGKWYCPRCSQERKKK; from the exons ATGGCGGCTGGAATGTATCTAGAGCACTATCTGGACA GCATAGAGAATCTTCCCTTTGAACTGCAGAGGAACTTTCAACTGATGCGAGATCTGGACCAGAGGACAGAGG ATCTGAAAGGGCAGATTGATTCTCTGGCTCGTGAATACACAGCTAATGCGAGGACATTGTCCTCCGAACAGAAGCTCTCCATGTTAAGACAGATCCAGCAGTCTTATGGGAAGTGTAAAGAGTTTGGAGATGACAAGGTCCAACTCGCAATGCAAACTTATGAGATG GTGGATAAGCATATTCGGAGGTTGGATACAGACCTGGCTCGCTTCGAGGCCGACCTCAAGGAGAAACAGATAGAGAGTACCGATTACGACTCGACCTCCAGTAAGGGTAACAAGA GTGACCAGCGAGGACCCAAGAAGAAGGAAGTAGCTCGCACCAGGTCAAAGGTCAAGAATTCCGACGATGACAGCAGCACCAAGAGCGGACAGAAGAAGGTCAAAGTCACACAAGG ATTCCTTTCACCTTCTAGTTCTGAGTTTTCTTCCCCGGCTGTGAACTTTGGAAACGTGCACCCCTCGGATGTGCTGGACATGCCAGTGGATCCCAATGAACCCACCTATTGCCTCTGCCACCAGGTCTCATATGGGGAGATGATTGGCTGTGACAATACAGAT TGCTCCATTGAGTGGTTCCACTTTGCCTGTGTGGGACTGACCACCAAGCCCAGGGGGAAATG GTACTGCCCAAGATGTTCACAGGAGCGAAAGAAAAAATGA